Proteins encoded by one window of Chryseobacterium foetidum:
- a CDS encoding AIR synthase family protein: protein MRETLGKINHSQFEDFLKQRCGKERSEVSIGPNFGVDVSVVDLHDGKAMAMTSDPLSLIPSLGLEESAWLSVHLMANDIATTGFAPMFGQFVLNLPAQLSKNDFEIYWNYVHQFCKDIGVSITGGHTGFIEGQNSTIAGGGTFVTIAPKDKILVSKYANAGDSILVTKTSALSSAAILAMSFPETVKNKIGKEFYYSASASFFETSSLKDALTAVQTENSRVTAMHDVTEGGVLGAIYELAVASGNGAEIFNEKLPIGEVQSAVCELLSLDPRYCIGAGSMIITCKKENVSEIISRLELNLIPCVEVGTITEKSNGIKLIENEKESDLVYFDEDPYWKAFFNAYKKGWK from the coding sequence ATGAGGGAGACATTAGGCAAAATAAATCATTCTCAATTTGAAGATTTTCTAAAGCAGCGATGCGGAAAAGAACGTAGTGAAGTGTCCATAGGTCCCAATTTTGGCGTCGATGTTTCGGTTGTAGATCTGCATGACGGAAAAGCAATGGCTATGACGAGCGATCCGCTTTCTCTGATTCCGTCTCTGGGATTGGAAGAATCTGCGTGGCTTTCGGTGCATCTGATGGCGAATGATATCGCGACGACGGGCTTTGCACCGATGTTTGGGCAGTTTGTATTAAATCTTCCGGCACAACTTTCAAAAAACGATTTCGAAATCTACTGGAATTATGTTCATCAGTTTTGTAAAGACATTGGCGTAAGCATTACGGGTGGACATACCGGATTTATTGAAGGTCAAAACTCTACGATTGCAGGTGGAGGAACTTTTGTTACCATTGCTCCAAAAGATAAAATTTTAGTTTCAAAATATGCAAACGCAGGAGACTCAATTTTAGTAACCAAAACCAGTGCACTTTCATCGGCAGCCATTTTAGCGATGAGTTTTCCTGAGACCGTTAAAAATAAAATCGGAAAAGAATTTTACTATTCGGCCTCTGCCTCATTTTTTGAAACATCATCTTTAAAAGACGCTTTGACTGCAGTTCAAACTGAAAACTCAAGAGTCACAGCAATGCATGATGTGACGGAAGGCGGCGTTTTAGGAGCTATTTACGAATTGGCAGTAGCATCAGGAAACGGTGCTGAGATTTTTAATGAAAAACTTCCGATTGGAGAAGTACAGTCGGCGGTTTGCGAACTGCTTTCTTTGGATCCGAGATATTGCATCGGCGCCGGTTCGATGATTATTACCTGTAAAAAAGAGAATGTTTCTGAGATTATTTCAAGATTAGAATTAAATCTAATTCCATGTGTAGAAGTGGGAACGATTACAGAAAAATCAAATGGAATTAAATTAATTGAGAACGAAAAAGAAAGCGATTTAGTTTATTTCGATGAAGATCCATATTGGAAGGCATTTTTTAACGCTTATAAAAAAGGGTGGAAATAA
- a CDS encoding T9SS type A sorting domain-containing protein, which produces MKKIYSLFAVVAFSTVALAQGAENFDSRSTTSGTGYTTATFSGDAGTTWDLADGRMVAAGNADITISGVTTLIRQGAGGQTITFPNGVGTLNFQYRKGFTSGTTRTIQVYVDGAMVNETPGFGTGTGSQPTVYDYSYAINSSASVVVRVAATGAQVSIDNFSWTAPGSLAVADFKKVNPNFIKNTLVKNEIVFGSDVKDLKVYTLSGAIVKTGDVKNGSTLNVAELAKGNYIVTGIVNNEPVSQKILKD; this is translated from the coding sequence ATGAAAAAAATCTATTCTTTATTCGCTGTAGTAGCATTTTCTACTGTAGCTTTGGCTCAAGGAGCTGAAAACTTTGATTCACGAAGTACAACATCCGGTACTGGATATACTACTGCAACATTTTCAGGAGATGCAGGAACAACATGGGATCTTGCTGATGGGCGTATGGTAGCTGCGGGTAATGCTGATATAACTATTTCGGGAGTTACAACATTAATCAGACAAGGTGCAGGCGGTCAAACTATAACTTTTCCAAATGGAGTTGGAACCCTTAATTTTCAGTACAGAAAAGGTTTTACATCAGGTACTACAAGAACAATTCAGGTCTATGTAGATGGGGCCATGGTTAATGAAACTCCGGGATTCGGTACTGGAACGGGATCTCAACCAACGGTTTATGATTATTCGTACGCAATTAATTCAAGTGCTTCCGTAGTTGTACGTGTAGCTGCTACAGGAGCTCAGGTTTCTATAGATAACTTTTCTTGGACAGCTCCTGGCTCATTAGCAGTAGCAGATTTCAAAAAAGTTAATCCAAACTTCATCAAAAACACTTTAGTGAAAAACGAAATCGTTTTCGGTTCTGATGTAAAAGATCTTAAAGTGTATACTTTATCCGGAGCTATCGTTAAAACTGGTGATGTGAAAAACGGATCTACTTTAAACGTTGCTGAACTGGCAAAAGGAAACTATATCGTAACGGGTATTGTAAACAATGAGCCGGTTTCTCAGAAAATCTTGAAAGACTAA
- a CDS encoding class I SAM-dependent methyltransferase — protein sequence MEVTKYSGELIPQQDKNWQGRPEWFFNREHTDTYELWYEGRYKRAEIWQKKVMEQLVSKDQRVKTLLEFGCGTTRFTRWWKNIGIEATGGDISPLMLSQAIHLFEGDLVMADSHFMPFKDHTFDSLAFITTFEYYKDPVKVIREAARVAKYGIAMGMMNRNSPKVARRRVQQLFGKNPFYVTATFYTPKMLTEIIEKALIGRKYTIEWTCTGLPKWFPVQQWNVPVGDFFGLYIQLNDVE from the coding sequence ATGGAAGTAACAAAGTATTCCGGAGAACTTATCCCCCAACAAGACAAAAACTGGCAGGGAAGACCCGAGTGGTTTTTCAACCGAGAACATACCGACACCTACGAACTGTGGTACGAAGGCAGATACAAACGTGCCGAAATCTGGCAGAAAAAAGTAATGGAACAGCTCGTTTCCAAAGATCAGCGGGTCAAAACGCTTTTAGAATTTGGTTGCGGCACTACCCGATTTACCCGTTGGTGGAAAAACATCGGGATTGAAGCTACGGGTGGAGACATTTCGCCATTGATGCTCTCTCAGGCAATTCATCTTTTTGAAGGCGATCTGGTAATGGCAGATTCTCATTTTATGCCTTTTAAAGATCATACTTTCGATTCACTGGCATTTATCACAACATTTGAATATTATAAAGATCCTGTAAAAGTCATTCGGGAAGCAGCGCGTGTTGCGAAGTATGGAATCGCCATGGGAATGATGAACAGAAATTCTCCAAAAGTTGCAAGAAGAAGAGTTCAGCAATTGTTTGGAAAGAATCCTTTCTACGTGACGGCGACTTTCTATACTCCAAAAATGCTGACTGAAATTATCGAAAAGGCTTTGATTGGAAGAAAATATACGATCGAATGGACCTGTACCGGACTGCCAAAATGGTTCCCCGTTCAGCAGTGGAATGTTCCTGTGGGTGATTTTTTTGGGCTTTACATTCAGTTAAATGATGTGGAATGA
- a CDS encoding mechanosensitive ion channel family protein: protein MEFNPDGYIDTITKVLENWYIAFARLTPKLIVGAIVFSFFLLTSKYLSKIAVKLFHKFFPKSTAEASVTTTVAVFRFLILVIGIFITLEIMGFSSFLWKFIGSLGVAGVIAGVALKDLVSSIFSGMLIGIDKAFKVGDYITIGNHSGTVLDIGLLTTKMTTDDGKKVFIPNQVIFNAPFYNITASPQRRIILNFEIPADEDISKAKQGILEIVQNIEELDRPENVDVVYTDLKQGVFNLQVRFWMKVGSNMLLVKNEVLTKIKDRFDADGVHLVTPTSIQISNPNTDITSLSGES, encoded by the coding sequence ATGGAATTTAATCCTGACGGGTACATCGATACAATCACCAAAGTGCTTGAAAACTGGTATATTGCTTTTGCACGGCTCACCCCAAAACTTATTGTCGGCGCAATCGTATTTTCATTTTTTCTTTTGACGAGTAAGTATTTAAGCAAAATTGCCGTTAAACTTTTTCATAAATTTTTTCCAAAAAGTACTGCGGAAGCTTCGGTTACTACCACCGTTGCTGTTTTTAGATTTTTAATTTTGGTCATCGGAATTTTCATTACGCTTGAAATTATGGGATTCAGCAGTTTCCTGTGGAAATTCATCGGAAGTTTGGGAGTTGCAGGGGTGATTGCCGGGGTGGCCTTGAAAGATTTAGTATCAAGTATATTTTCCGGAATGCTGATTGGGATCGATAAAGCTTTCAAAGTGGGCGACTATATTACCATAGGAAATCATTCCGGAACAGTTCTCGACATCGGACTTCTTACTACAAAAATGACGACTGACGACGGGAAGAAAGTTTTCATACCCAATCAGGTTATTTTTAATGCTCCGTTTTATAATATTACAGCTTCGCCACAGCGGAGAATTATTTTGAATTTTGAAATTCCGGCAGATGAAGACATTAGCAAAGCCAAACAAGGAATTTTAGAAATCGTGCAGAACATCGAAGAACTCGACCGCCCTGAAAATGTAGATGTGGTCTACACAGATTTAAAACAGGGTGTTTTCAATCTGCAGGTGAGATTCTGGATGAAGGTGGGATCAAATATGCTTTTGGTAAAAAACGAAGTTTTAACAAAAATAAAAGACCGATTCGATGCAGATGGGGTACATCTTGTAACGCCCACCAGCATTCAGATTTCCAATCCAAATACCGATATTACTTCATTATCCGGCGAATCATAG
- a CDS encoding peroxiredoxin codes for MSIKLGDTAPDFKADSSLGEINFYEFLGDSWGILFSHPADFTPVCTTELGFTSKLKSEFEKRDTKVIALSVDNVEDHKKWISDINETQNTDVQFPIIADHERKVSELYDFIHPNASATATVRSLLIIDPAKKVRLIITYPASTGRNFDEVLRVLDSLQLVDNYKVTTPANWKNGDEVIVPPAISTEDAKELYPKGVREVKPYLRFTPQPNI; via the coding sequence ATGTCAATAAAACTGGGAGACACCGCACCGGATTTTAAAGCAGATTCATCTTTGGGGGAAATTAATTTTTACGAATTTCTTGGAGATTCCTGGGGAATTTTATTCTCGCATCCTGCAGATTTCACACCGGTCTGCACCACAGAATTAGGTTTTACCTCCAAACTGAAATCAGAATTTGAAAAGAGAGATACAAAAGTGATTGCGCTGAGTGTTGACAATGTAGAAGATCATAAAAAATGGATTTCAGATATTAATGAAACTCAAAATACCGATGTACAATTTCCGATTATTGCAGATCACGAAAGAAAAGTGTCAGAACTGTATGATTTTATCCATCCAAATGCTTCTGCCACGGCTACTGTAAGATCTTTACTGATTATTGATCCAGCAAAAAAAGTAAGATTAATTATCACTTATCCTGCTTCTACCGGAAGAAATTTTGATGAAGTTTTAAGAGTTTTAGATTCTCTGCAACTCGTTGATAATTACAAAGTGACTACTCCGGCGAACTGGAAAAATGGTGATGAAGTGATTGTGCCACCAGCAATTTCTACGGAAGATGCTAAAGAATTATACCCTAAAGGTGTGAGAGAAGTGAAGCCCTATCTGCGTTTTACACCTCAACCCAATATTTGA
- a CDS encoding Trm112 family protein, which produces MRIKTIEKLCCPFDKSDLNLTIISQVETENIMEGLLICDNCKRLYPIISGIPIMSPDEYREFKLEQPVLERWEKHLDGKKVENFRLIS; this is translated from the coding sequence ATGAGAATAAAAACCATAGAAAAATTATGTTGTCCGTTTGACAAGTCAGATTTAAATTTAACCATCATTTCACAAGTTGAAACCGAAAATATTATGGAAGGTTTATTAATTTGTGACAACTGCAAAAGACTCTACCCGATCATCAGCGGAATCCCGATTATGTCACCTGACGAATACCGTGAATTCAAGCTTGAGCAACCCGTTTTAGAACGCTGGGAAAAACATTTAGATGGAAAAAAAGTGGAGAATTTCAGACTGATTTCGTAA
- a CDS encoding thiamine phosphate synthase — protein MRINTTIDSGIYLIIDPSMDEKILLSKLNLIVKEKIAAIQIWDNFKDNQNIEELLLKIYEKTSLNNIPLIINNRWEYLKQMPLNGIHFDEIPENFKSIKKEINRDFIIGITCNNKLSTVKYAEDHHFDYVSFCSMFPSTTANSCELVNFETVQQSKSIFSGKIFLAGGIDLNNIKNLNQLNYDGIAVVSGIMSSENPSETIKDYHQKIKK, from the coding sequence ATGAGAATAAATACAACCATAGATTCGGGAATTTATCTGATTATTGATCCTTCAATGGACGAGAAAATTCTTTTATCTAAATTGAATTTAATTGTAAAAGAAAAAATAGCAGCAATTCAGATTTGGGACAATTTTAAAGACAATCAGAATATTGAAGAACTGCTTTTAAAGATTTATGAAAAAACTTCTTTAAACAATATTCCTTTAATCATTAATAATCGCTGGGAATATTTAAAGCAAATGCCTTTGAACGGAATTCATTTCGATGAAATTCCTGAAAATTTTAAATCAATTAAAAAAGAAATCAATCGTGATTTTATCATCGGAATCACCTGTAACAATAAGCTTTCAACTGTTAAATATGCTGAAGATCATCATTTCGATTACGTTTCTTTCTGTTCAATGTTTCCCTCTACAACTGCAAACAGTTGCGAACTTGTGAATTTTGAAACCGTACAGCAATCAAAAAGTATTTTCAGTGGGAAAATTTTCTTAGCCGGAGGAATTGATTTAAATAATATTAAAAATTTAAATCAATTAAATTACGACGGAATTGCTGTTGTTTCAGGAATTATGAGCTCAGAAAACCCATCAGAAACCATTAAAGATTACCATCAAAAAATAAAAAAGTAA
- the dusB gene encoding tRNA dihydrouridine synthase DusB: MIKIGNIELPEFPLLLAPMEDVSDPPYRRLCKLHGADMMYSEFISSEGLIRDAMKSRKKLDIFDYERPVGIQIFGGDEEAMAMSARIVETVNPDLVDINFGCPVKKVVCKGAGAGVLKDVDMMVRLTKAVVSSTSLPVTVKTRLGWDSNSINIDEVAERLQETGIKALTIHARTRGQMYKGEADWEHISRIKQNPNIEIPIFGNGDIDSPEKALEYKNKYACDGIMIGRAAIGYPWIFNEIKHFFATGEHLAAPTISDRLLAVRQHAEWSAEWKGEKLGLIEMRQHYSNYFRGIPHFKDFRRKFLEVYSLVEMDEVIKETQDFYEEFQVKAEV, translated from the coding sequence ATGATAAAAATTGGCAACATAGAACTGCCGGAATTTCCGCTTTTGCTTGCTCCAATGGAGGATGTCAGCGATCCTCCATACAGAAGACTGTGCAAACTGCACGGTGCAGATATGATGTATTCAGAATTTATCTCTTCTGAAGGCTTGATTCGTGATGCGATGAAGAGCAGAAAGAAGCTGGATATTTTCGATTATGAAAGACCCGTAGGAATTCAGATTTTTGGTGGTGATGAAGAAGCGATGGCGATGTCTGCAAGAATTGTGGAGACTGTAAACCCCGATTTGGTGGACATCAATTTTGGTTGTCCGGTAAAAAAAGTGGTTTGTAAAGGAGCCGGAGCGGGAGTTTTGAAAGATGTTGATATGATGGTTCGATTGACGAAGGCTGTGGTAAGCTCAACAAGCCTTCCTGTAACGGTGAAAACCCGTTTGGGATGGGACAGCAACTCAATCAACATTGATGAAGTGGCTGAACGTCTTCAGGAAACCGGCATTAAAGCGTTAACAATTCACGCAAGAACCCGCGGACAGATGTACAAAGGTGAGGCCGATTGGGAACACATCTCAAGAATCAAGCAAAACCCGAATATCGAAATTCCAATTTTTGGAAACGGTGATATCGATTCTCCAGAAAAAGCTTTGGAATATAAAAATAAATATGCCTGCGACGGCATTATGATTGGTCGTGCTGCAATCGGTTATCCGTGGATTTTTAATGAAATCAAACATTTCTTTGCCACCGGAGAACATCTTGCTGCACCAACAATTTCAGACCGACTATTGGCAGTTCGTCAACATGCAGAATGGAGCGCAGAATGGAAAGGCGAAAAATTGGGATTGATCGAAATGAGACAGCATTACAGCAATTACTTCAGAGGAATTCCTCATTTTAAAGATTTCAGAAGGAAGTTTCTTGAGGTTTATTCTTTGGTTGAAATGGATGAAGTGATTAAAGAGACGCAGGATTTTTACGAGGAGTTTCAAGTTAAGGCTGAGGTTTAG